DNA from Alphaproteobacteria bacterium:
ATAGCTGCTACTGAACAGCACAATGGTAAGTGCCAGTAGCAGCAATACCCGACCAATCAAGAGGCGGCTACGGTTGAGAGAATTTTGCAATATCATTGCTCTTGCCTCCGTTCCTTGCTGTGAAACAGGCGATACAAGGCTGGCAGCACTAGTAGTGTCAGTGCGGTGGAGGAAATAATCCCGCCGATTACCACCGTGGCCAATGGCCGCTGCACTTCCGAGCCTGCGCCGACA
Protein-coding regions in this window:
- a CDS encoding efflux RND transporter permease subunit, which encodes RDQGMKIDEAIIEGALTRLRPILMTALVASLGFVPMALNVGAGSEVQRPLATVVIGGIISSTALTLLVLPALYRLFHSKERRQEQ